A stretch of DNA from Dokdonia sp. PRO95:
ATTAGACTCAATCTCATTTGCTCTATTATTTTGAGTAGTCAAAAAGCCTAAACCGCTATCGCTTACATTAAATCCAGTACCACCTCGTCTATTAAAACCTCTAAAACCGCCTGTAAAGTTGAAATAATCACGAAAAGTAAAAGGAACATCTCCCGTATTATTAAAGTTAGATATAACATTAATACTCCCCTTAGGGCTGTAATAAAACAGTTTTGCCTTACCCAGATAGCGCGTCTTCTCACCATCTCCTAGACCGGCAGTCACATCACCAAACCAAAAATTAGTCTTTCCTTCTTTAAGTCTTAAGTTTATCGCGACATTATCTTGGTCATTACCCAAACCTCGCATCTGGTCTACTTCATTATAATTTTTAAGTACTTCTACTTTTTTGAGTGCATCTGCAGGTATATTTTTTGTTGCTAGCTTAGAGTCTCCGTCAAAAAACTCCTTCCCTTCTATCATCACTTTGCTTACGACCTGTCCTTCTACCTCAATCTCACCATCATCATTTACCTCAACACCCGGTAATTTTTTAAGTACATCGCCTAGCTTGCGTTCTGTACCATTTGTAAAACTGTCTGTATTATAAACAATGGTATCGCCTTTTATAGTAACCGGCATCTCATAGACAAGCTCTACATTATCAAGCTGATTTGGATCCTCTTTAAGTACAAAATCTTTAACTACCTCATCTGCATCTTGGGCAGGTGTAAACTCTTCTAGTATAGACTGTAATCCCAAGTAACTTACTTTAAGATCGTAAGTAACACCCGTAGCAAGATCCAGCTTATATCTACCAGATTGATCTGTAATACCGTAAGACTCTAGGGTACCTTCAGCTTTGTTTGTAGCAATAATATTTGCTAACTCAAGCGGGTTCCCTATGCTGTCTTTAACCACACCTTTGAGTGTCATACTTTGGGCAAAAATAATGCTGGGCAATGCAAGCAGCACTGCCAAAAGAAGTTGGGTATTTTTCATCTTTGGATTGGTTGTTTTTTTACACCGCAACGTCCCGCAATTAAGGGTCGTCGTGTATAAAATAATTATGAATGTTAGTCCTACGCTTTCGTACTTCGGCAGGCTTTGTATAGACTACAGCAAACTGAAAGCGATGATAGCTTTTCTAAAATCTGCCACCGCCTTGACCACGTCTTCCTCCTCTGCCAAAACGCTCTGCCATTTCTTTTCCTTTTTCTTCAAGGATTTTTGTGTACTCCTCGCGGCTTACTTCCTTACCTTTTACAGGAGCCTCAATAGTTACAGGCTCTTTTGGGTTTAACACCACCTTTGTGCATAAAATAGTGGTATTACTTGTGCTTAACTCTAGTATTAAACCTGGTAACCCGCCAAACTCGTCTGGGCCGTGACTTGCAGGAATCATAGGTGTGTACCAAGCTACGATTTCTTCAGTCTTAGGCTCCTCTTCGGCAACGGTTCCTCCAGCCTTTTTAATAGAGTCATTTTTTTCTTGCAACTCTCTTGCTCTTCTCCCCATTCTAGACCACAGGTTGGTCTCAAGGCTGCGCGTTGCAACTGCCTTAAAAACGGGATACTGCCCTATCATCTTACTTTCTTTTACAAGCTCCCAGTTAAGGTTATTTAAGGTGTCTTTTACAAGAAAAGTTTTACCCATCATATCATTCTCACGTGCATAGTCATTACTTGCACGGTTAGAATAAATACCTCCTTGTGTAAAACCACCGCCAAAACCACGGCCTCCTCCACCTTGCCCTGGAGTTTCCAACTTTGCCTCTTCCTTATAAAAAGACTCATCTTTTGTAAAGCTTAGTGTATATTCTTTTTCTAAGAAGCGCTTCATACGCTCCATCATTTGCTTTTTCTGAGCTTCGCTCATTTGCTGACCACGACGTCCAAAATTAGACATATCTACCGTGCGTTTGCTCTGGTAAGTAGCCATCCCAGTAATCTCCTGCGCAGTAACCACTGCCGAAAAAAGGAATGTGCAAATCATTAAAAAAGAAAAGGTAGCTTTACTCATATCATCTGTGTTTAAAACTTTAGACTATAAAGCTAGCTAATAGTTTAATACGGGTTAAAAATTATTTATCCCTGTATCTCAATACTGATGTGATTACCTCCCTTTTTACCTTTAGTTTGGTAACGCTCCATCATCTCTTTTGCTTTTGCGGTAGAAATTTCTTCATACTCATCTGCACTTACTTTTTTACCTTTTGTAGGTGGTATTATGTTAAGTTTTTCGCTTGGATTGAGCACTACCTTTGTACACATCATAGCCATCTTACCGTCATTTACCTCGAGTATAAGTCCTGGCAATCCCCAGAAACGATCTGGCCCTTGCTGCACAGGTATGTCTAGCGTGTACCAGGCTGTTGTGACTTTTGTTTCTTTTGTTGGGGCAGTTTCTTCTCCATTAACCATATTAATAGTCTCCTTCTCTTCTGTAAGTGTCGCTTTAAAACAGGTGTATTGCCCTATATTTTTAATCTCTTTCTCAAGTTTCCACTCAGGCTTTTTTAAGCTGTCTTCTATAAGGAAGTCTTTTCCCATTAAATTGGTCTTATTTGTAAAGCTTTGCTCTTCTATATTATTAAACAGCTCATCATTACTAGTAGATACTTGAATTTGTATCCCGTTACTTGAAGGCGCTTGTGGCTTGTCTAATGTTGTGTTTTCTTTCCACAAAGACTTTTTACCATTAAAGGTGAGTGTGTATTCTTTTTGAAACTGCTTGCGTAGCTGCTCTTGTAAGGTCTTCTGTATATCACTAGTAATACCAGAGGTGCTGTCCATCTTCATTTCTATATGACGCTGCGTTTGGTAAGTTGCCACTCCAGATACTTGTTGTGAGTACGCTTTCGCGAAAGCGCAAACCATCACAAGCGCTAGTAAAGTTTTGGTTATAGATTTCATAGTTTTTATGTTATTTGTTATTCTTTTTATTTTGTTGCTCTAGCTTTTCAAGCCTTGATTTTAGTTCTAAAAAGGATGGGCTTTTTTCAAATATGCGTGCCGCTTCTGAAAGTTTTCTCTCAATGTCACTTAAGTCCTTCTTAGTGAGCCCGGCGAGTGAGGCCTGATCATCCTCATCTAGATTTATGGTAAATTTTATTTTTTTTGTAACCTTAGCATTGAGACTGTCCAGAGTAACATCTTCTTTTTCGAGAGTGTAACTTATTTTCTGACTTACCTCTTCCATCTTAGTCTGTAATTTTACTATATCTGACTTTGAAAAGAACTCATTGCTCTCTACATCTTCAAGCTTTTCAGAAAGAACTGTGAGCGCCTCTTTTAGTTCTTCTTTAAATTCTTGAGACACTTCGAGCTTCAACTCTTTTTGTTGAGCAAAAGAAACACTCACTAGTAAGGATAGAATGATTGTGATAATTGTTTTCATAATAGATTGATTTTAAAATGTTTGTTGTATTGAACAGTACAAATATGGAGAACATCTATGGCTATTTGAGTTAACAAGCGTTAACGAGTGTTAAGCGATTTGGTAACAGCTAGTTAACCCAGTACATTTGAACTATGCAAGAAAGACATTATAAAACCATATTGTATTTTATAAGCGCCGTCATAATATGCACACTCGCAGTGCAGATTTATTGGAATTATAAAAATTATCAAGTGGGAAAAGCACAGCTCAAACGTGATATGCAAACCAGTATTGATAATGCTGTAAGCGCTTATTATGAAGGCATCACGGCTTCTAACACTATAGGATTTCTGGGAGATGACCAAAATCTAGATTTATTTTTTAAATCAGATAAAATGCAGAATCTAGGTAAGCGTGTAGACAGTGGTCTTACTATAAATAGTATTAAAATAGAAGAGACTAATAATGATGATAACATTATAGTGGAAGGTGCAAGCCCAACAGAACTAGACAGCATTTTTGCAAGCCGTGTTGTTAAGGTAGACACCACATATGCTCAAGAGTTTAAACGCAACATACCTACATCGAGTGCTCATACTACTTTTAAAGTTTTTGGCGAAAGTGAAAAAGCAGTAGAAGTACTCTCAAAAAGAATAAAAAACAACCTACTTACCTCACAACAGGTAACAGACTCTTCACAAACAGCATTACCAGATAGACTTGAAGCACTTACAGAACTTACAACTAGTATTGTTTTGTCATTTAAAGATGATAAGATAAACGTGCCTACCCTAGATAGCCTCATTAACCTAGAGCTTACGCGAAAAAACCTCAACAACACACAATATACTATTGCTTACAACGCAGCAGAAAGTGATACCACACAAACACTCAATAATCACGATCTAGCTATCGTCTCTACCTCAAATTTGCTCCCTAAGAAGAGTAGCCTAGCCGTAGGTTTTAAAAATGTAGCCAGTATCGTTTTACAACGTAATTTACTAGGGATGCTCCTCTCCCTACTACTTGTAGGTGCTGTAATAGCCAGCCTACTCTACCTCCTTAAAATCATACAGGAGCAAAAGCAGCTTGCCGAGATTAAAAATGACTTTATAAGCAACATCACCCACGAGTTTAAAACACCCATAGCCACCATAGGTGTAGCTATAGAGAGTATACAACACTTTAATGAGGCAGACAGTAAAGAGATAACAAAAAAGTATCTTGAGATGTCATCACAGCAAGTATCAAAACTCAACACAATGGTTGAGAAGCTACTTGAGACCGCCACTCTAGACAGCGAAGCTTTAGAACTTAATAAACAAGAGACTAACCTCGCTGAGCTACTTGAGCACATCACACAATCACATCAAGAAACCACAAATGGTAAGGCACTAACCTTTACCACCCAAGACAGAAATATAAGCGCATCTATAGATGTTTTTCACCTAGAAAACGCGCTAGATAATATTATAGATAACGCCATAAAATATGGCGGAGATACCATAAAAATAACTCTTAACAGCACAAAAGAAAATATACAAATCACCATCGCAGACGATGGTAACAAGCTTACAAAACAACAAGCTCAACACATTTTTGATAAGTTCTACAGAGTGCCAAAGGGAAATAAGCACGACGTAAAAGGTTTTGGTATAGGTCTCTACTATACAAAGACCATTATAGAAAAACACAGTGGTAATATTACGGTACAAACCCAACCCACCACTTTTAAAATCACACTGCCTTATGTCTAAAATAAATCTACTACTCGCCGAAGATGAGCCTGCGCTAGGCCAGATTGTAAAAGAGAGTCTTGAGACTAGGGACTTCACCGTCACACTATGTCCAGATGGTGAGATTGCTTTTGAAAAATTTAAACAAGACACTCCAGACATACTCGTACTCGATGTAATGATGCCTAAGATGGATGGTTTTACTCTAGCCAAAGAAGTAAGAGCTATAAATGATGAAATCCCCATTATATTTCTCACAGCAAAGTCTCAACCAGCAGATGTTGTAGAGGGGTTTAGCATAGGTGGTAATGACTACCTAAAGAAACCCTTTAGTATGGAAGAACTCATCGTGCGTATTAAAAACTTATTGAATCGCTCTGCACAACAAAAAAAGTCAGAGGTACTTAAGGTGGGTAACTACAGCTTCGACTTTCCGAGGCAAGAATTACATTACAATAATGACGTCACCCGTCTCACACATAGAGAAGCTCATCTTCTTTTTAATCTGGTAAAAAATAAGAATCAAGTGCTGGACCGCAGCCTGATTTTAAAAAAGCTATGGGGCAATGATGATTTTTTCAACGCACGTAGTATGGATGTCTTTATCACAAAACTTCGCAAGAAACTCAAAGACGACCCTCAGGTTGAGATTGTAAACGTGCGTGGCTATGGTTATAAATTGCTGTGCTAGATTTATATTTAACGCAAAGTATTAGTTGCTGTGTTACGCTTTCGCGAAAGCGTAATTATTCCACTCCTGGTTTTGCCTGAAACATATTTACTAGAAAGAAAGTTCCAATCTTACGAGCTCTAAACTTTGCCATCTCTGCAAGGTCTCCTTCATATAATTCATCTACCGTTTGCACCCAGTGATTGAGCCACACGCCAAAGTGTTGCTCATTTATAGTATAACCCTCATCTCTATCTACACGTTTGTGAGCTTGTAAAGGTCTTCCTGTAAAAATGCGCTTTTGAAACAGGTTCCCTTCCCAAAAATCTGTGAGATGCTCAAAGTGATGTGGCCAGTCTGTAATGTGTTTATTGAAAATAGGTCCCAGATAAACATCACTACGTATGCGACCATAAAAAGTGGTAACCAGTTTATATACGTCTTCTCTATTTTTAATCTCTTTTCTCACATTACAAAGGTATTAACTATAACGGCTAGATTTTTGTACTTTGCTTACTAATGCACAAACTGATTTACATACTATTATTTCTTGCTTCTATCACAGCTACAAGCCAGAGCTACTCCCTAGAGAAGATAAATGAGGTCACACTAGACACAGACACCTTTATAGCTGTAGATGCTTTTAATGCACTATACCACATTAAAGGTGATATATTATATAAGACTGATGTGCAAAATGAGTATCAATTTTCGGCATTGCAACTGGGTGCGTTAACTTCGGTAGATGTGCTCAACCCGCTTAGAATTACCTTGTTTTATGAAAGCTCAAACACAGCTGTCATTCTTGACAACACACTTAACGAAATCACACGTGTAAACTTCTCTACCATAGAAAACTTTAGAAATGTAAGCCACGTGCGTACGGCAAGTGATAGGCGATTCTGGATTTTTAATACAGATTTACAACAGTTAGAAATTTTTGACTGGAACACTCAAAAGGTTCTTACCCAGTTTCCTCCTATGGCACATAATGCCACAGCGCTTATGACCAACTTTAATTTTGCCTGGGTGAGTACTAAAGATGGTGTTTTTTACTACAATAATTATGGGAGTTTTATAGAGAAGATAGAAAGTCCTGAAAGCCAGCTTATGTCACAAGACAAAGGTGCTTTTATACTTTATGCAGATAAGAAGCTCTATTACAAACCTAATGATACTGCTGCTGTAGGAGTTATAGAAACATTAGATTTATCTATAAAACAGCTTTCTTTAAAAGGGGAAAGTCTCTATATTTACAGTGATAAAAAGCTCACTGCTTTCCGTCTCAAACTAGCTAAACAACCTTAACTATGCACATCGCCATCGCCGGTAATATTGGTGCCGGTAAAACGACACTGACTAAACTTCTCGCAAAACATTTTAAGTGGACTCCACAGTTTGAAGACGTGGTAGATAACCCTTATCTAGATGATTTTTATAATGAGATGGAGCGCTGGTCTTTTAACCTGCAAATTTACTTTTTAAATAGCCGTTTTAGACAATTACTAGAGATACGCGATAGCAATAAATCTATTATACAAGACCGTACTATCTATGAAGACGCATTCATATTTGCGCCTAACCTGCACGCGATGGGATTGCTTACTAATAGAGATTACAACAACTACAAGTCGCTTTTTGACCTTATGGAGAGTGTAGTAGATGCACCAGACCTTATGATTTACCTGCGTAGCTCTATCCCAAACCTTGTATCGCAAATACACAAGCGTGGCAGAGACTATGAAAACTCTATATCTATAGACTACCTAAGCCGTCTTAATGAACGCTACGAGGCGTGGATACACGGTTATGACAAAGGAAAGCTTCTTATTATAGATGTAGATAATCTTGACTTTGTAGATAATCCAGAAGATTTAGGAGATATCATCAATAGAATAGATGCTGAGTTAAATGGGCTTTTCTAGAAACTAGAATTTATTATTACCCACTTAATTTCAGTTATTTACAAACACAAATGAAGCTTTTTACATCTGTAAAAAGCTTTTCTAATTGAATAAAATACTCTAGTTTTGCGCCTTGAAAAACTAACAAATATTATGAAAAATCTTAAATTTATTTTAGTCCTTGCTATTTCTGTAATGGCTATTTCTTGTGGTAATGATGATGACGGTACACCAGCGGGACCTACATTAACTCCAGCACTTCTTGAGGGAACATATAACTTCACATTTTTTGAAAGTGAGGAGGTAATAGAACAGCAAGTAACAGGAGGGACGGCTACGACAACTATCACTGAGGTAGGTGACACCTTTGGATCATCAAACATTGTTTTTAACGCAAACGGAACTTACACTACTAGCTTCCAATACCGTTTAACAACAACTACTCAATTAGAAAACAACGACCCAGTAGAAGAAACTGAAATTATTGTCGATTCTGATACAGGTAGTTATACTGTAAACGATACAGATCAAACAATTACTTTTGACGGTGGTAACACAGGTGATGTGACTTTATTTAACAACAGCCAGTTGAGAATAGAATTTATGGATGTAGACGTAAGTACAGATAGAACATCTACAACAAATCAAGAATTTCGTTTTGAAAGACAGTAGTCACAGAGCAACTTGATAACATATAAAAACGGCTACTTAATTAAGTAGCCGTTTTTTTTATGCTTTATGATTATGCTATAAGACCTATAGATCTGGCGTACTCCTCTGCAAAGGAACTCTTTTCTACTAGTACTGCCGGCGTGGTCTCATACTGTGCAAGTACACTTTTTACACGCATTACCTTTTTCTTATGTTTTACACTACGCAGATATACCGCTAGTATTTGCTCTGGATACTCCTTTGCTACTTCTAGATAAATATCTACATCGTGCTCTCCACTATCACCTATAAGCACAAACTTTAAGTCTGGATAGGTGTTTAATATATTTCTAATCTCGTGCTGCTTGTGCGGCTTTTCTGGTTTTGGAGTTTTCTCAAAAGGCCCTCTAAAATCTCTTAATAATATAGGCCCTTTCGGGAAATTTTGATTCCTCACAAAAGATTCTAGGTAGTTATATAAATTCCAAGGGCTGTTACTCACATAAAACATTGGGTTTGCATCTGCTCCAGAAGTTCCTCTATGTAGTTTTTGATATAAAGAAGGAGCTCCCTCTAGCGATGTGCGCCTCCCTACATCTTTAAAAAGTGTATTTACTATCACCCTCCACTTAAGAAGCGACGCTACTCCCGTGTGTAATATCGTATCATCTATATCACTTATGACTCCATAAGAAGCATTTTCTGAAGGAATTAGCATCTCTATAGCAAACTTATTTTCTCCCATAAGCACCACATCCTTTTTTACATCATCAAAGCTCACTGTAAGCTGGAGCCAGCCTTCACTATTAGTCATCTTATCTAAGCCGTGTACCTGCTCATCTAATTTAAAATATCCTTCGGCATCTGTGGTGGTATAAAAGACAGCTCCATCTGGCAAAGTCACTTTGAGTTTCGTGTGACGCAGCTCATCTGTAGCAAACTGTTTATAGGCATTTTTAAAAGCAGCAAGCACACCCTTTTTCTTTAGATCTACTCCTTCGTGCTCTAAAGCGCGCCCTATGAGGTATAAGTGATTTTTAGTTCCATAAGACTGGTACCCGTCTATTTGTATAGGACCTTGTTTTTTAGAAAAGAACATTGTACGATGTATTGGTTAGTATTACGCTTTCGCACTTCGGCAAGCTCAGTATAAATTTGAGTAAACTGAAAGCGTTAAAATAATAGCTTCATAAAAAAAGTGCACAACTATAGTAATGCACTTTTTTTGGTAGAGATATGTCTCTATTTCTTACGCATTTTGAGGAATTCCTTTTACCTCTCCTCTAGCTGGGTAATCTTTTTTCATAATAAAATCAATCCCTCCTAAAAGATCATCAAATTGTGGTCTCGCAAATGGCATCGATTGCACTGAAGAAAAGAAAAGTGTACCATCTGGTTTAATTAAAAATAGTCCAGGCTCTGTAAAGAAGTCTGGCTCCTTATCTGAAATAGCTTCAGAAATATAAAGTCCG
This window harbors:
- a CDS encoding phosphatase domain-containing protein; the encoded protein is MFFSKKQGPIQIDGYQSYGTKNHLYLIGRALEHEGVDLKKKGVLAAFKNAYKQFATDELRHTKLKVTLPDGAVFYTTTDAEGYFKLDEQVHGLDKMTNSEGWLQLTVSFDDVKKDVVLMGENKFAIEMLIPSENASYGVISDIDDTILHTGVASLLKWRVIVNTLFKDVGRRTSLEGAPSLYQKLHRGTSGADANPMFYVSNSPWNLYNYLESFVRNQNFPKGPILLRDFRGPFEKTPKPEKPHKQHEIRNILNTYPDLKFVLIGDSGEHDVDIYLEVAKEYPEQILAVYLRSVKHKKKVMRVKSVLAQYETTPAVLVEKSSFAEEYARSIGLIA
- a CDS encoding response regulator transcription factor — its product is MSKINLLLAEDEPALGQIVKESLETRDFTVTLCPDGEIAFEKFKQDTPDILVLDVMMPKMDGFTLAKEVRAINDEIPIIFLTAKSQPADVVEGFSIGGNDYLKKPFSMEELIVRIKNLLNRSAQQKKSEVLKVGNYSFDFPRQELHYNNDVTRLTHREAHLLFNLVKNKNQVLDRSLILKKLWGNDDFFNARSMDVFITKLRKKLKDDPQVEIVNVRGYGYKLLC
- a CDS encoding group III truncated hemoglobin; the encoded protein is MRKEIKNREDVYKLVTTFYGRIRSDVYLGPIFNKHITDWPHHFEHLTDFWEGNLFQKRIFTGRPLQAHKRVDRDEGYTINEQHFGVWLNHWVQTVDELYEGDLAEMAKFRARKIGTFFLVNMFQAKPGVE
- a CDS encoding GLPGLI family protein, translating into MSKATFSFLMICTFLFSAVVTAQEITGMATYQSKRTVDMSNFGRRGQQMSEAQKKQMMERMKRFLEKEYTLSFTKDESFYKEEAKLETPGQGGGGRGFGGGFTQGGIYSNRASNDYARENDMMGKTFLVKDTLNNLNWELVKESKMIGQYPVFKAVATRSLETNLWSRMGRRARELQEKNDSIKKAGGTVAEEEPKTEEIVAWYTPMIPASHGPDEFGGLPGLILELSTSNTTILCTKVVLNPKEPVTIEAPVKGKEVSREEYTKILEEKGKEMAERFGRGGRRGQGGGRF
- a CDS encoding HAMP domain-containing sensor histidine kinase — its product is MQERHYKTILYFISAVIICTLAVQIYWNYKNYQVGKAQLKRDMQTSIDNAVSAYYEGITASNTIGFLGDDQNLDLFFKSDKMQNLGKRVDSGLTINSIKIEETNNDDNIIVEGASPTELDSIFASRVVKVDTTYAQEFKRNIPTSSAHTTFKVFGESEKAVEVLSKRIKNNLLTSQQVTDSSQTALPDRLEALTELTTSIVLSFKDDKINVPTLDSLINLELTRKNLNNTQYTIAYNAAESDTTQTLNNHDLAIVSTSNLLPKKSSLAVGFKNVASIVLQRNLLGMLLSLLLVGAVIASLLYLLKIIQEQKQLAEIKNDFISNITHEFKTPIATIGVAIESIQHFNEADSKEITKKYLEMSSQQVSKLNTMVEKLLETATLDSEALELNKQETNLAELLEHITQSHQETTNGKALTFTTQDRNISASIDVFHLENALDNIIDNAIKYGGDTIKITLNSTKENIQITIADDGNKLTKQQAQHIFDKFYRVPKGNKHDVKGFGIGLYYTKTIIEKHSGNITVQTQPTTFKITLPYV
- a CDS encoding deoxynucleoside kinase; translation: MHIAIAGNIGAGKTTLTKLLAKHFKWTPQFEDVVDNPYLDDFYNEMERWSFNLQIYFLNSRFRQLLEIRDSNKSIIQDRTIYEDAFIFAPNLHAMGLLTNRDYNNYKSLFDLMESVVDAPDLMIYLRSSIPNLVSQIHKRGRDYENSISIDYLSRLNERYEAWIHGYDKGKLLIIDVDNLDFVDNPEDLGDIINRIDAELNGLF
- a CDS encoding GLPGLI family protein; its protein translation is MKSITKTLLALVMVCAFAKAYSQQVSGVATYQTQRHIEMKMDSTSGITSDIQKTLQEQLRKQFQKEYTLTFNGKKSLWKENTTLDKPQAPSSNGIQIQVSTSNDELFNNIEEQSFTNKTNLMGKDFLIEDSLKKPEWKLEKEIKNIGQYTCFKATLTEEKETINMVNGEETAPTKETKVTTAWYTLDIPVQQGPDRFWGLPGLILEVNDGKMAMMCTKVVLNPSEKLNIIPPTKGKKVSADEYEEISTAKAKEMMERYQTKGKKGGNHISIEIQG